AACCCTGTGGTCGGCTCATCCAAAATATAGATCGTCTTGCCCGTGCTGCGCCGGCTAAGTTCAGTGGCCAGTTTAATCCGCTGCGCCTCACCACCGGACAGGGTAGTCGCCGGCTGACCGAGCCGGATATAACCCAGCCCTACATCCTGCAGCGTTTGCATCTTCCGTAAAATTCGGGGAACAGCCTGGAAAAATTCAACCGCCTCATCCACCGTCATATCGAGGATTTCCGCAATGCTCTTCCCTTTATATTTTACTTCCAGGGTCTCACGATTATAGCGGGCTCCCCGGCAAACCTCACAAGGAACATAGACATCCGGGAGAAAGTGCATCTCAATCTTGATGATGCCATCCCCTTTACAAGCTTCACAGCGCCCGCCCTTGACATTGAAACTAAAGCGCCCGGTAGCGTAACCACGCATTTTAGCCTCGGGAGTATGGGAGAAAAGTTCACGAATATAATCAAATACTCCGGTGTAAGTGGCAGGATTGGAACGGGGTGACCGGCCGATCGGGGATTGGTCGATATCTATGACCTTATCCAGATGCTCCAGACCTTCAACAACCTTATGGAGTCCGGCGCGCAGCTTGGTGGCTTTATTAAGCTTGGTGGCCAAGGTCTTATAAACAATCTCATTAACCAAGGTGCTTTTTCCCGAACCTGATACACCTGTGACCACATTGAAAACCCCAAGGGGAATGCGGACATTGATGTTCTTCAGATTATTTTCCCGGGCTCCTTTAACCTCCAGCCATTTGCCGTTGAGCTTTCTTCTTTCCGCAGGAACAGGAATTCTCCGGGTGCCATTCAAATATTGCCCGGTGATGGACTCCGCATTGGCTTTGATCTCCTCGATCTTTCCCTCGGCAATAATCTTCCCGCCATGGGCTCCCGCTCCCGGACCGATATCGATGATATGATCCGCAGTCAGCATAGTATCCTCATCATGCTCAACCACCAGCAAAGTATTGCCTAAATCCCGCAAATGCTTTAAAGCCGTCAGGAGCTTTTCATTGTCTCTCTGATGCAAGCCGATGCTGGGCTCATCCAGGACATAGAGAACCCCTGTCAAACTGGAACCAATCTGAGTGGCCAGCCGAATCCGCTGCGCTTCCCCGCCGGAGAGGGTCCCCGCCGCCCGATGCAGGGTAAGATAATCCAGCCCTACATTGACTAAGAAGCCCAGGCGTTCCCGAACCTCCTTGAGAATCTGCCGGGCGATGGTCTGCTCTTTTTCACTAAGCTGCAATTGGGTGATAAACTCCAACGCTTCCGTAATCGGCAAGCGGGTATAATCATCGATGGATAGTTCCCCTACAGTCACCGCTAAAGCCTCCGGCTTGAGGCGCTTTCCTTTGCATGCAGGGCAATCATGCTCACTCATAAAGTTTTCGATTTCAGTTCGGACATAATCGGAAGTGGATTCCTTGTAGCGCCGCTCAAAAAAGGGAATAAGCCCCTCAAAAGGTCCTGAATGAATTTTCGGCTTCTCGTCAAAGAAACTCATAAACGTGTATTTTATGGGCTTTTCAATGCCGTAAAGCAGGCCCTTCCATTGCTCCTCAGAGAGTTCTGCCAAGGGGGTATCCATGGTAAAACCAAGGGCTTCACTGACCGCCGCCATCATGGCCGGATAGTAGCTGGATTGGGATTTGGCCCAGGGCACAATAGCTCCTTCACCGAGACTCAGATTCTTATTGGGAATGATCAGGTCTATATCCACTTCCAGATTCGCCCCTAAGCCTGTGCAATCAGGGCAGGCTCCATAAGGGCTGTTAAAGGAGAAAAGCCGGGGTGAAATCTCTTCAAGGGCTATGCCGCAGTCCGGGCAGGCAAAGTTTTCACTGAACAGGATTTCCGTATTATCAATAATGTCCACAAGGACATTTCCTTCCCCCAGCTTCAAAGCCGTCTCCAGGGAGTCGGCCAAACGGACCGCACTATCAGGTTTTAAAGCAATACGGTCCACCACAACTTCGATGGAGTGTTTCTTATTTTTTACTAATTTAATCTCTTCGCTTAAATCCCGATTTTCACCATCCACCCTTACCCGCACATATCCCGCCTTGCGGGCATCCTCAAGCACTTTGACATGCTCACCTTTTTTCCCTTTGACTAAGGGGGCAAGAATTTGCAGCTTGGTGCGTTCCGGGTAGACCATAATCTGATCCACCATTTGCTGTACCGTTTGCTGACTGATTTCTCTGCCGCATTGGGGGCAATGGGGGTGGCCGACCCGGGCATAAAGAAGACGCAGATAATCATAGACTTCCGTCACCGTTCCCACTGTAGAGCGGGGGTTACGGTTGGTCGTTTTCTGATCAATGGAGATAGCCGGCGACAGCCCTTCGATATAATCCACATCCGGCTTGTCCATTTGCCCAAGAAACATACGGGCATAGGCAGACAGAGATTCTACATAGCGGCGTTGACCTTCAGCGTAAATGGTGTCAAAAGCCAGCGAGGATTTTCCAGAGCCGGATAAGCCGGTGACAACCACCAGCTGGTCTCTGGGGATATCCACATTGATATTTTTCAAGTTATGGGCGCGGGCGCCGCGGACTTTGATAAAGTTCTGGGTCATAGGGGGCCTCCTCGGTAAAAATTAGATTGTTAGCAAGTGGTCTTTTAGCATTGTTTATCAGCGTTGTTTATAGGTACAGTCTCCAGGATTTTGTTTGCCTCGTTCACTCCATAAGCTGCGCGGAGCAATCTAATCGCTCAAGACCTCCGCTCCGTCGGGACGCCGCCCAAATCGCTCCTCGAAAGCACTGCTTTCGCACTTGTTATCAATGGGCGGTTGGAAACGTCCTGTTTCCAACCCGACTCCGCTACGGTCTTTTCGCGAAGATTGCTTACCTGCTCGCTTAAATCCGGTCTCTGCTGCAAATCAAAATCCTTGGGCAGTTTCTGAAGCTCCTTTAAGAACAGCTTTGAAGAAAGGGGATAGCTGCCCTTGGTTCAAGAGTGAATCAATCTAAACTTCTAGACAGCATTACTGCTTTTAAGAATAGCCATAACATCGATACATAAAAAAATACCCAAGTACTTTAAGATGCTGCCCAAGGATTTTGCGTTACAATAGTGAAGCGACTTCAAAGCGAGCAGGATGCCAAGCTTCGCGAAAGCTAGCAGCGGAAATGGGTTGGGAACAGGACGTTCCCAACCGGCTACGGATAACAAGTGCGAAAGCAGTGCTTTCGAGGAGCGACTTAGCCGGGGACCCGTTGGAGCGGAGAGCTTGAGCGTTAGTTTGGCACCGCGCAGCTTTTTGAGCGAACGGTGTAACGCAAAATCTGGAGAGAATTCTTTTGTTCATCTTAGAAAGGGAACTATCCGCCCCGCTTCCTGGGCGCACTCTTGCGCACTGCCGGAGCCGCCGCCTCTCGCTTGCGGGCACGGCCCTGGGTGGGCCGCTTATACTTATTCTCTTCCCCCTTGAGCTCGATCATGGCATCACGGATCTCCGCTGCCCGTTCGAAGTCCATATCTTTGGCGGCTAAGCGCATTTCTTGTTCCAGACTTTTAAGCAGCTCAGCCAATTCCTCAGCCGGCATTTTTGAGCCGTAGGCTGCTTTCTTTTCCGCCACCTTAGTGGCTTCAGGAATTTCGTAGATTTTCTTGCGAATGGTCTGGGGGGTAATCCCGTGCTTTTCATTATGGGCTTCCTGGATGGCCCGGCGGCGGTTGGTTTCACCGATGGCCACTTCCATGGAGCGGGTCATTTGGTCCGCATACATGATGACTTTTCCCTGGGCATTCCGGGCGGCGCGGCCAATGGTCTGAATCAGGGAACGCTCGGCACGAAGAAAGCCCTCCTTGTCCGCGTCGAGAATAGCCACCAAGGAAACCTCGGGAAGATCCAAGCCCTCCCGGAGCAGATTGATGCCCACGATGACATCGATATCTCCCAAACGCAATTCCCGCAGAATCTCCACCCGCTCCAAGGTCGTAATATCGGAGTGGAGATATTTAACGGCCATATTGAGATTTTTCAAGTAATCTGTTAAATCTTCCGCCATCTTTTTGGTCAGGGTGGTGACGAGCACCCGTTCATCCCGGGCAATCCTTTGATTGATTTCCCCGATCAGATCATCGATCTGACCCTTGGTGGGCCGGACAGAAATCTCCGGATCCAAAAGCCCGGTAGGGCGGATAATTTGCTCCACAATCTGAGGGCAATGTTCCAGCTCATAGGGACCGGGTGTGGCACTGATATAGACCCGTTGAGGAACCATTGTTTCAAATTCAGCGAATTTCAAGGGGCGGTTGTCCAAAGCAGAAGGAAGCCGGAATCCGTAGTCTACCAGAGTGGTTTTACGGGAACGGTCCCCTTCGTACATCCCCCGGACCTGTGGCAGCGTGACATGGGATTCGTCGATCATCATCAAGTAATCTTCAGGGAAAAAGTGCAAAAGGGTATAAGGAGTTTCTCCGGCCTCCCGGAAGGTTAAATGGCGGGAATAGTTTTCGACGCCGTTGCAAAATCCCATTTCCCTCAGCATCTCCAGATCATAGCGGGTTCTCTGCTCCAAACGCTGAGCTTCCAAAAGTTTGTCTTCATCCTTAAACCGTTTGAGCTGCTCTTCCAATTCCTTTTCAATATTCTCAGCAGCTACCAGTACTTTATCCCGTGCCGTGACATAGTGAGAATTCGGGAAAATAGAGACATGACGGCGTTCTCCCAAAATTTCACCGGTAAGGACATTGATCTCGTAGATATGTTCGATTTCGTCCCCGAACATTTCGATCCGAACAGCATGCTCACTGGAGCCGGCGGGATGGACTTCGACCACATCTCCCCGGACGCGGAAAGTTCCCCTTTCAAAAGCCAGATCATTGCGATCGTACTGAATGGAGATGAGCTTTTTAAGAATGTCATTGCGGTCAATTTCCTGCCCCTGCCGCAAGGAAACCATCAAATCCCGGTATTCCTCAGGTGAACCCAAACCATAAATACAGGACACACTGGCCACCACAATCACATCACGCCGTTCGAATAAGGCCGCCGTAGCGGAGTGGCGCATTTTATCGATCTCATCATTGATCGAAGAATCCTTTTCTATATAGGTATCGCTGGAAGGAACATAGGCTTCCGGCTGATAATAATCATAATAACTGACGAAATATTCCACTGCATTTTCCGGGAAAAATTCCTTGAACTCAGTGTAAAGCTGAGCTGCCAAGGTCTTATTATGGGCGAGAATCAGAGTGGGCCGTTGAACTTTTTCAATGATGTTGGCCATGGTAAAGGTTTTTCCCGAACCTGTCACCCCCAGCAGGGTTTGATGACGCCTGCCGGAATGTATACTTTCGACCAGAGCGTCAATGGCCTGAGGCTGATCCCCGGAAGGCTTGTAGGGAGCGCGTAAACAGAACTCCATGGGGTGCTCCAATCTCCTTTCTCTTCTAAAATCCTGGTTTATTTTCTGGTTTATTTCTTGTTCCAGTCTTCAAATCATTCTAAGCAAGATTATACCACTTCTCTCTAAGAAACAAAACAAAAAAGCCGAACATATTTTCGGCTTTTCGCTGTTTTTTACTGGTAATTTTAAGAAGTCTGTTCCTCTATTCCCCTTGCTTGGCTTGATCTGAGCTATTCCCACCTTGCTGCTTATCTTGCCCTTCCCCCTGCTGCCCTTGTCCTCCTTGTTGCTGCTGTTGTTGCTGTTGCTGCTGTTCTTTCAGGAGCATTTCCGGAGGGATGGTGCGAACTTGATCATTGGCATTTTTCTCTGTTCCTAAAACATTGCCCTTTTCATCCAGATATTCGCGGAGAATTTCTGTATGAACTTTTTCAGTCACTTTGCTTACTCCTTCAGGCATAACTCCCTGTCCTCCGCTCTGCCCCTGAGCTGAGGAAGAGCCTTCCTGGTTCTTTTCTTTGGACTCCCCATCTTTCCCTTCACCGCTCTGCCCTTTTCCACTATTGCCATTGCTGCTTTTTTCCGTGCTCTTTTGCTTCCCTTGGCTTTCAGAGCCCTTCGCCTGAGACTCCGACTTTTTCTTTTCCATTTCTTTTTGAGCTTCGGCTGCTTTAGCATAGCTTTTCTGAATAAGGGCGAGATTTTCTGTTGTCACCGTTTTGACCGGAATGATCTTCGCCGCCACTTCACCTTGATCGCCGGTAATGGATTGAGTTATGTCTACGGACTGCTTATCCATTAATTTTTGCGCCCATTGAAAGGCATTAACACCTTGAACATAGGGTGATGTATCAATATCTGCGATTTGACTGCCTGCAGCAATCCTTTGCAAGGATTTGGAGTTAGCTTGTCCTCCCATAAGCTGAACTTTATCGGTAAGCTGCATGGATCTGAGCAGTTCATAAGCCAAGGCAAGGAGCTTCTCATTCTTAGCGCAGATGGCCTTCACTTGGCCGGGGTTCTTCTGCAAATGTTCCATAAGGCTTTGCATGGCTATGGTTTCCGACTCCGGAGGATTGGTAATGCTATGTACCGTTATTTTGGGATTCTTAGCCAGCTCTTGCTTAAAGGCCGCTACATTCATTTGAGCGACGGCATCTTCTGCTTCCCCCTGCAGGTATACGACCTGCCCTTCAGAAACCTTTCCTTGAATTTGCTGAGCCATCAGCTTACCTGCTTGATCCGGATCAGGCAGGATGACTCCCTTGGCTTTCACTCCAGGCGGCAGCCCGTTTAACGCCAGAATAGGTATATCTCCCTTTTCCGCTTCCTTTAAAAAGGACTGCTCCCCAGCTTGAACGATGAGAACTTTGGCATCCTTAAGAGCGTTGGCATCGCCTTCTTCTTTTGACGTCAAAACCTTAACTTCCAATTCTTCTTTTTCAGCCAACTCCTGAATGCCGAGCAGAAACATATCTTTGTTGGGATCATCCTGGTTCAAAGCCACCGCTATTATTTTTTTCTCTTCTTGCTGAGAGGATTTACTCGAGGTTTTCTCCTTGCTCCCCATTAAGCCGCCCAAAAGAGATTGCATGTTACAGCCGGTTAAGGCCATACTTAGAAGTAACACGATGATCATGGAAAGCACTTTTTTCATGGAACACGCTCCTTTCCAGGGTCGATCCACTTTATGAACACCTTGTGTTTTGCACTATCAAAAAAGCACCGTTTTTGGTGCTTATCATGAGTATATCTAGTCTTCCCTTGATTGTATGAAATATGAAAGGCAACTGCTGTCAATCAATGGTATGACCTTTTTTGTCCATATCTCTTAAAATAGAGTTTAATAAATCCGTCTTCATGCTATCGACTTGATCAAAGTCAACCGTTTTTGTATAAACAGCTTTAAGTTTATCTCTCAGCCTCTGGGTGTCCAGCAGAGCTTCTTTAAGATCATTACTAAAAGGACATCCTAATCCTTGTTCCTCCAGATGCTCCGGATTCCCTTGCCAAATGGCCAGATTTCTTTCTGGAAAGACAATGCCTAAAATTTCATCAGGGTAAAGTGGATGTAAAACAATATCAATAACCTGCCCCAGCTGTTCCGCTTCTTGCAACACCCATTCCATGGCTTCATGAGCCTCTTCCCCATCGAAACGAATCTGGTCATAGTCCGTCAAGAAGTAAGGAGCCAGGTTCAACCAGCCCTCCGGATTGATTCCATGAAGAAAAAAGGATTGAACAGCGCTCTTCTTGATCTTTTTCAAAGCGTCCTGAGCCTTGCTCCAAGGACCTTTTGCTTCTTTAAATAAATCTGAGGCATAAAGTTTGGGCAGCCAGGGCCTGCCCTCATCAGCCTTGGCATAAAACCGCTCGCGAATTCTTCCTCCAAATTCCTCAGCTAGAATTTCACCTATTCTTTGTTGGCCGCGTTTGATCTTCTCTTCAAAATCAAGAACTCCCAGCCTTTGTTGATCAAGCTTTCCCTGATTGCAGTATTTAGAGAAATCAATAAAGTGCTCAATCACCCCTGGTGCACGCCAATGCAGGGGAGCAATCTCATAGTGATCAAGGATCGCCCAGTTGAAGCGGCGAATCAGCACCCCCGCCATCGAGTCCGGGTCCCGGGCAGAACGGAGAAAATCAATCTCATACCCGCGATCAAGGAGATCCAGCCCAATCATCTTAATTGTGGTGGATTTACCTGTGCCCGGTCCTCCAATCAGGACATAAGTACGTTCCCATTCTGACATCATATTGGGTAGAAGTGATATATAGCCGCGATTGGTAATCCCCTCTGCAAAGTAATGCCGTCCACTGGGTTTATTCCCCATGTCCTTTCCCCCTTGAAATTTGCTTGCTGTGTAGTGTATGCACAAGGAGGGTCAGGGGTCACAGGATTTGCTGAAAAAGCAAAAACGGGACAGCGCGCTGTCCCGTTGCCATTATTTGATCTGTTGGCGAAGCACCTTAAGAGCTTCCGTTAGCTGGGTATCAAAGGTTTTCGTAGTAGGAGAAAGAGTCGCTTCTTCTCCATCCTTCAGCTTCACTTCCACATCAGGCTCGATGCCCTTTTTATGGATATCGATCTTATTCGGCGTCAAATACTTGGCGGTGGTCAGCTTTACGCTGGTCCCCCTATCTAATTGATAAATCGTCTGCACGATTCCTTTACCGAAGGTCTTGGTCCCCACCAGGGTGCCTGTTCCCCGATCTTTGATCGCCCCGGAAACAATTTCAGCTGCGGAGGCGCTTTCCTCATTGACTAAAACCACAAAGGGAATGCCTAAATAATTGCCTTCCGAAGCCTTGGTTACAGCATTGCCTCCTTTATCCACAATATAGACAATGGGGCCGGGCTGAACAAAATAACTGGCTACTCCTACAGCAGATTCTAATTCCCCGCCATGATTATAGCGCAAATCCAAGATCATCCCTTTGTATTTGCTGATATCCATATTGCGCAGAACTTCATTGAGTTCAAGAGCTGTATGGGAGGAGAACTGGGAAATTCCGATATAAGCTATATCCGTATTTCCCGGCAGCGCCAATCCTTCCACCGTGGGTACTGCGATATTTTCCCGGGTTAAAGGAACGGTCACATTCTGCTTAATGCTTTCCCGATAAACCACCAGAGTCACCTTGGTCCCTGGGTTCCCGCGCATTAGGGACACGGCTTTTTCCTGGTCGATGGTGGTGGCGTCCACTTCATCGATCTTAATAATCACATCCCCAGGCTGTAGTCCGGCTTTAGCAGCCGGAGTGTTTTTAATGGGTCTCAGGACCACAAGTTTTTGAGGATCTTTCAGACTTAAAATGATCCCCACGCCGCCGAATTTCCCTTCGATTTGTTGCATAAGCTCTTCATTCTCTTGAGCATTCATGTAACTTGAATAAGGATCGCCCAAAGAATCGACAATTCCTTTAGTGGCACCTTCGATCAGGGTGTCTACAGACACTTCCTCCAAATAATCACTTTCAACAAGCTTGACTACTCTTGCCAAGCGTCCTAAATGATCCAGGTTGGTTACAATGAACCCCCCGACAACCACCGTAAAAATCAAACACCCTATGGCAAGAACCCATCCCAGGTTTTTTAAATACTCTTTCCAACGACTCTCCTGCAAATCCATATCCCCTTCTCATTACCGTGACTCATCTCTTGATCTTTGATAGGAGATAAGTGGCGGGCTTTCCTTATTTTTTCTTTATTATATGCCTATCCACTCCAGGACATACTTATTTCATAGTAAACCAGGTTTTGCATTTGTCGCTTCATAGAATACATAAGAATGCAAAGCCTTTGGTTGCCCTTGTGCTTCCGCAGACTCATTCTTGCTATTTAGCGAAAAAATTGCATGGGATCCGTAGTTTCCCCATTGATACGCACTTCAAAGTGAAGATGGGGTCCTGTACTCCAGCCTGTTGAGCCCACATAGGATATCAGATCACCGGCCTGCACCATATCTCCTACTTTAGCGGCCAGCTTGGAATTGTGGCCATATAGGGTGGTATATCCGCCCCCATGATCCACGATCACAGCGTTTCCGTAAGCTCCATACCAGCCGGCCATAATAACTTCCCCGTTCCCCGCCGCCAAAACCTTGGTTCCGGTGGGTGCCGGTAAATCCACCCCGGTATGCAAGCTTTTCTGCTTCGTTATGGGATGAATCCGCCAGCCATAAGCACTGCTGATTTCATAATATCCCGGTAACGGATAAGTGCTGATAGTTCCATGGACCACGCCGGAATTGCTGGTTAATTTGCGAATTTTTTCAGCAATGGCGTTAGAGTCGGCTTCCATTTGTGCGATTTGCTCAAAGATATCATTCTGAGCTTTTTTGTTGGAGTCAAGGGCTACCTGATGCTCCTTCTTCTTGGCATCCAGTTCCTTTTTGGCCTGCTCCGCCTCAGCCTTCAGCTTGGCAGCCTCATCCCGGTGGGCTTCCAGCACTTTCGTTTCTTCTTCGATTCTGGCTTTTTCCAGACCGATATCCGCAAGGATCTTTTGATCATTATCAACCAGGCGGTTAAAGTATTCCAGGCGGGTAATAAAATCACTGAGGTTTTCTGCTTCAAAAAGGATTTCCAGATAGCTGACTTGACCAATCTGATAGATTTCTTTGACCCGATTCCGCAAAACCTCCTGGCGCTTGGCCAGGTCTTCCTCGCGCTGCTTGAGCTCCTGCTCGGATTGGTTCACAGCTTCCACCGCCTGATTATAGGCGATCTGTTTCTCACTCAAGCTATTCGAGGCTACTGTGATCTGAGTTGCTAAATTCTTAATCTGATTTTGCAGTTTATCGGCTGAATACGTCAGGTTGTTTAACTGATTGCGGGCCTGTTCCCCTTTCTTTTGCAGATCCCTTTGTTCTTTTATGGCATCCTCTAATTCTCCAGCTTGAAGTGGAATGACAGAACCTGCCAGCAATACTGTTGTGAGCAAAAGGGCTATGAGCCCCCTTCTCTTGGTCATGTTTTTCCCCTCCTTCATTGTTAAACTTTTAAGAAGCGCCTTAAGGAGATCACGCTTCCTGCTGCACCTATTCCCATCCCTAACAGGACGATAGAACCCAGAACCTTACCGATGAGTTCCGTTTCATTAACTACGGGCATAAAAGCCAGGGTGGTTTGAATGTAATCTGCCAGCCAATCATAGCCAAATCCCACCAGCAGGATGGCCAGCAGACCTCCAACCAATCCCAGGAACATCCCCTCCAAAATAAAAGGCCAGCGGATAAAGGCATTGCTCGCCCCGACAAGCTTCATAATCTCAATTTCCTTGCGACGAGAAAAAACATTCATCTTAATATTTAAAGAAATCAAAATCAGGGAGGCAATGGCAAACAATCCTACCACCGTTGTTCCTGCCCAGCGGAGCCACTTGGTAAACTTCAGCAAGGGCTCTACTAAGTTTTTACCATAAACCACATTATCCACACCGGTTAGCTCAGTAATCTGGCCGGCCACATTTTCTACCTGCTGGGGGTCCACCACATGGACGGTATATTTATCCGGAAAAGGGTTCGTATCTCCTAAATCCGCTGCAATGGTGGTGGAATTCAGGGAGCCGGTAAAATTCTTCAAAGCCTGGTCCTTGGGAACAAACTCAATGGTATCCACTCCTGCCAGGTCTGTGAGCCTCTCACCCAAAGCCTTGACATCCGCGGAATTCAAATCATCCTGGGCAAATACAGCAATCTCCAGTTCGGATTCAAAGTTCGAAGCCAGGTTAGAGGCATTGAGCAAGAAAAACACCGACGCCCCCAAAATGACCATAGAAATCATCACGGTCAGCACTGAAGCAATACTTAGCCATACATTTCTGCGAATAGAGTTGAATACTTCACGAAATATGTATTCTACAGAGTTAAGTGCCATATCCGTAAGCCCCCTGCTTCTGATCACGTGCAACTTTGCCATCTTCAATCGTTATGACACGCTTCTGCATTTGATCGACGATATCCCGGGCATGGGTGGCCATCACAATCGTCGTCCCTCGACGATTAATATTATAAAGAAGCTCCATAATCTCCCAGGCAGTCTCCGAGTCCAGATTGCCCGTAGGTTCATCCGCGACTAAAAGGGAGGGATTATTGACAATGGCTCTGGCTACAGAAACCCTCTGCTGCTCCCCTCCGGATAACTCATGGGGAAAGGCTTTCTCTTTATTGGCTAAACCCACAAGCTCCAGAGCCTTTTTGGTCCGACTCTTAACCTCCCGATTGCCGACACCGATGACCTCCAAGGCAAAGGCTACATTTTCAAAGGCCGTTTTATTCGGTAAAAGGCGAAAATCCTGAAAAACAACGCCAATATTTCTGCGCAAATGGGGCACTTCCCGTTCCCGCATCCGAATCATACTTTTCCCATTCATGGTCACTTGACCGCGGGTGGGCAATTCCTCACGGTAGAGCAAGCGGATCAGGGTGGATTTCCCTGCACCACTGGGTCCTACCAGAAAAACGAACTCCCCTTTGTC
This genomic stretch from Desulfitobacterium chlororespirans DSM 11544 harbors:
- the ftsE gene encoding cell division ATP-binding protein FtsE; amino-acid sequence: MIQITNVSKIYPNGAKALVDISLKIDKGEFVFLVGPSGAGKSTLIRLLYREELPTRGQVTMNGKSMIRMREREVPHLRRNIGVVFQDFRLLPNKTAFENVAFALEVIGVGNREVKSRTKKALELVGLANKEKAFPHELSGGEQQRVSVARAIVNNPSLLVADEPTGNLDSETAWEIMELLYNINRRGTTIVMATHARDIVDQMQKRVITIEDGKVARDQKQGAYGYGT